From Brassica oleracea var. oleracea cultivar TO1000 chromosome C3, BOL, whole genome shotgun sequence, a single genomic window includes:
- the LOC106329307 gene encoding long chain acyl-CoA synthetase 1 isoform X1 yields the protein MKFFAAKLEEGVKGGNGKPSVGPVYRNLLSEKGFPPMDSDITTAWDVFRSLLGFVSKSVEKFPYNKMLGWRRIVDEKVGPYMWKTYKEAYGEVLQIGSAIRALGAEPGCRVGIYGVNCPQWIIAMEACAAHTLICVPLYDTLGSGAVDYIVDHAEIDFVFVQDNKIKGLLEPNCKCAKRLKAIVSFVNVSEEDSLKASEIGVKTFSWLDFLRMGREKPEETNPPKPSNICTIMYTSGTSGNPKGVVLTHEAVATYIVGMDLYMDQFEDKMTHEDVYLSFLPLAHILDRMNEEYFFRKGASVGYYHGDLNVLRDDIQELKPTYLAGVPRVFERIHEGIQKALQELNPRRRFIFNALYQHKLSWLNRGYSHSKASPMADFIAFRKIRDKLGGRIRLLVSGGAPLSCEIEEFLRVTCCCFVVQGYGLTETLGGTALGFPDEMCMLGTVGIPAVYNEIRLEEVAEMGYDPLGEIQAGEICIRGTCLFSGYYKNPELTQEVMKNGWFHTGDIGEIHPNRVLKIIDRKKNLIKLSQGEYVALENLENIYGQNSVVQDIWVYGDSFKSMLVAVIVPNPETVNRWAKDLGFTKPFEELCSLSELHDEHIILELKSTAEKNKLRKFEYIKAVTVETKPFDVERDLVTATLKNRRNNLLKFYQSANVPLYRYKSTKCTENCR from the exons ATGAAGTTTTTCGCGGCGAAGCTGGAAGAAGGAGTTAAAGGAGGAAACGGGAAGCCGTCGGTAGGTCCGGTGTACCGGAATCTTTTGTCGGAAAAAGGTTTTCCGCCTATGGATTCTGATATCACCACTGCTTGGGACGTTTTCAG ATCTCTTTTGGGTTTTGTTAGTAAATCAGTGGAAAAATTCCCTTACAACAAGATGCTTGGATGGCGTCGAATCGTCGATGAGAAG GTTGGACCGTATATGTGGAAAACTTACAAGGAAGCATACGGAGAAGTTCTGCAGATTGGTTCTGCAATACGTGCTCTGGGAGCTGAGCCT GGGTGTCGAGTGGGGATCTATGGAGTTAATTGTCCTCAGTGGATAATAGCAATGGAG GCTTGTGCAGCTCACACTCTAATCTGTGTACCTCTGTATGACACATTGG GTTCAGGAGCAGTGGATTATATTGTTGATCACGCTGAAATCGATTTTGTATTCGTCCAAGACAACAAGATTAAAGGG CTTCTTGAGCCAAATTGCAAATGTGCTAAACGGCTAAAAGCTATAGTTTCCTTCGTTAATGTGAGTGAAGAAGATAGCCTCAAGGCTTCTGAAATTGGAGTCAAAACATTCTCGTGGCTCGACTTTCTCCGTATG GGACGAGAAAAACCAGAAGAGACTAACCCGCCTAAGCCATCTAACATATGCACCATAATGTACACGAGCGGCACGAGTGGTAACCCTAAAGGTGTGGTTTTGACTCACGAAGCAGTGGCCACTTATATTGTTGGGATGGATCTCTACATGGACCAGTTCGAAGACAAG ATGACACATGAAGATGTGTATCTTTCCTTCTTGCCGTTGGCTCATATTCTTGACCGTATGAATGAGGAATACTTCTTTCGCAAAGGGGCTTCGGTTGGCTATTACCATGGA GATTTGAATGTGTTACGCGATGACATTCAAGAATTGAAACCAACTTATTTAGCTGGAGTTCCAAGAGTGTTTGAGAGAATTCACGAGGGAATTCAAAAGGCTCTTCAGGAACTTAATCCTAGAAGGAGATTTATCTTCAATGCTCTCTACCAACA CAAGCTTTCATGGTTGAATCGTGGATACTCTCATAGTAAAGCTTCGCCCATGGCTGATTTCATAGCTTTCAGAAAG ATTAGAGACAAATTGGGAGGTCGAATCAGGTTGCTAGTATCTGGAGGAGCACCATTGAGCTGTGAGATTGAAGAGTTCCTTAGAGTTACTTGTTGTTGCTTTGTCGTCCAAGGCTACG GTCTAACGGAGACTCTTGGAGGAACGGCTTTGGGTTTCCCGGACGAGATGTGTATGCTAGGGACAGTTGGTATTCCGGCCGTTTACAACGAGATACGACTTGAGGAGGTGGCTGAAATGGGCTACGACCCACTCGGGGAAATTCAGGCAGGCGAGATCTGTATAAGAGGAACATGTTTATTTTCTGGTTATTACAAGAACCCTGAACTTACTCAAGAAGTCATGAAAAACGGATGGTTCCATACAG GAGATATAGGTGAGATTCACCCAAATAGAGTACTCAAGATAATTGATCGCAAAAAGAATCTTATCAAACTCTCTCAAGGAGAGTACGTTGCTCTTGAGAACTTGGAAAACATCTACGGCCAAAACTCTGTTGTCCAAGAT ATATGGGTTTATGGAGATAGCTTCAAATCAATGCTTGTAGCAGTGATTGTTCCAAATCCTGAAACCGTGAACCGGTGGGCTAAAGATCTCGGCTTTACTAAGCCATTCGAAGAACTATGCTCTCTCTCGGAATTACATGATGAACACATCATTTTAGAACTGAAGTCCACGGCAGAGAAAAACAAG CTAAGAAAGTTCGAGTATATAAAAGCAGTGACAGTGGAGACAAAACCTTTTGACGTAGAGAGAGACTTAGTGACTGCGACCCTCAAGAATCGAAGGAACAATCTTCTCAAGTTTTATCAG TCCGCCAACGTTCCATTATACAGGTACAAGTCGACGAAATGTACCGAAAATTGTCGTTGA
- the LOC106329307 gene encoding long chain acyl-CoA synthetase 1 isoform X2, with product MKFFAAKLEEGVKGGNGKPSVGPVYRNLLSEKGFPPMDSDITTAWDVFRSLLGFVSKSVEKFPYNKMLGWRRIVDEKVGPYMWKTYKEAYGEVLQIGSAIRALGAEPGCRVGIYGVNCPQWIIAMEACAAHTLICVPLYDTLGSGAVDYIVDHAEIDFVFVQDNKIKGLLEPNCKCAKRLKAIVSFVNVSEEDSLKASEIGVKTFSWLDFLRMGREKPEETNPPKPSNICTIMYTSGTSGNPKGVVLTHEAVATYIVGMDLYMDQFEDKMTHEDVYLSFLPLAHILDRMNEEYFFRKGASVGYYHGDLNVLRDDIQELKPTYLAGVPRVFERIHEGIQKALQELNPRRRFIFNALYQHKLSWLNRGYSHSKASPMADFIAFRKIRDKLGGRIRLLVSGGAPLSCEIEEFLRVTCCCFVVQGYGLTETLGGTALGFPDEMCMLGTVGIPAVYNEIRLEEVAEMGYDPLGEIQAGEICIRGTCLFSGYYKNPELTQEVMKNGWFHTGDIGEIHPNRVLKIIDRKKNLIKLSQGEYVALENLENIYGQNSVVQDIWVYGDSFKSMLVAVIVPNPETVNRWAKDLGFTKPFEELCSLSELHDEHIILELKSTAEKNKLRKFEYIKAVTVETKPFDVERDLVTATLKNRRNNLLKFYQVQVDEMYRKLSLKKM from the exons ATGAAGTTTTTCGCGGCGAAGCTGGAAGAAGGAGTTAAAGGAGGAAACGGGAAGCCGTCGGTAGGTCCGGTGTACCGGAATCTTTTGTCGGAAAAAGGTTTTCCGCCTATGGATTCTGATATCACCACTGCTTGGGACGTTTTCAG ATCTCTTTTGGGTTTTGTTAGTAAATCAGTGGAAAAATTCCCTTACAACAAGATGCTTGGATGGCGTCGAATCGTCGATGAGAAG GTTGGACCGTATATGTGGAAAACTTACAAGGAAGCATACGGAGAAGTTCTGCAGATTGGTTCTGCAATACGTGCTCTGGGAGCTGAGCCT GGGTGTCGAGTGGGGATCTATGGAGTTAATTGTCCTCAGTGGATAATAGCAATGGAG GCTTGTGCAGCTCACACTCTAATCTGTGTACCTCTGTATGACACATTGG GTTCAGGAGCAGTGGATTATATTGTTGATCACGCTGAAATCGATTTTGTATTCGTCCAAGACAACAAGATTAAAGGG CTTCTTGAGCCAAATTGCAAATGTGCTAAACGGCTAAAAGCTATAGTTTCCTTCGTTAATGTGAGTGAAGAAGATAGCCTCAAGGCTTCTGAAATTGGAGTCAAAACATTCTCGTGGCTCGACTTTCTCCGTATG GGACGAGAAAAACCAGAAGAGACTAACCCGCCTAAGCCATCTAACATATGCACCATAATGTACACGAGCGGCACGAGTGGTAACCCTAAAGGTGTGGTTTTGACTCACGAAGCAGTGGCCACTTATATTGTTGGGATGGATCTCTACATGGACCAGTTCGAAGACAAG ATGACACATGAAGATGTGTATCTTTCCTTCTTGCCGTTGGCTCATATTCTTGACCGTATGAATGAGGAATACTTCTTTCGCAAAGGGGCTTCGGTTGGCTATTACCATGGA GATTTGAATGTGTTACGCGATGACATTCAAGAATTGAAACCAACTTATTTAGCTGGAGTTCCAAGAGTGTTTGAGAGAATTCACGAGGGAATTCAAAAGGCTCTTCAGGAACTTAATCCTAGAAGGAGATTTATCTTCAATGCTCTCTACCAACA CAAGCTTTCATGGTTGAATCGTGGATACTCTCATAGTAAAGCTTCGCCCATGGCTGATTTCATAGCTTTCAGAAAG ATTAGAGACAAATTGGGAGGTCGAATCAGGTTGCTAGTATCTGGAGGAGCACCATTGAGCTGTGAGATTGAAGAGTTCCTTAGAGTTACTTGTTGTTGCTTTGTCGTCCAAGGCTACG GTCTAACGGAGACTCTTGGAGGAACGGCTTTGGGTTTCCCGGACGAGATGTGTATGCTAGGGACAGTTGGTATTCCGGCCGTTTACAACGAGATACGACTTGAGGAGGTGGCTGAAATGGGCTACGACCCACTCGGGGAAATTCAGGCAGGCGAGATCTGTATAAGAGGAACATGTTTATTTTCTGGTTATTACAAGAACCCTGAACTTACTCAAGAAGTCATGAAAAACGGATGGTTCCATACAG GAGATATAGGTGAGATTCACCCAAATAGAGTACTCAAGATAATTGATCGCAAAAAGAATCTTATCAAACTCTCTCAAGGAGAGTACGTTGCTCTTGAGAACTTGGAAAACATCTACGGCCAAAACTCTGTTGTCCAAGAT ATATGGGTTTATGGAGATAGCTTCAAATCAATGCTTGTAGCAGTGATTGTTCCAAATCCTGAAACCGTGAACCGGTGGGCTAAAGATCTCGGCTTTACTAAGCCATTCGAAGAACTATGCTCTCTCTCGGAATTACATGATGAACACATCATTTTAGAACTGAAGTCCACGGCAGAGAAAAACAAG CTAAGAAAGTTCGAGTATATAAAAGCAGTGACAGTGGAGACAAAACCTTTTGACGTAGAGAGAGACTTAGTGACTGCGACCCTCAAGAATCGAAGGAACAATCTTCTCAAGTTTTATCAG GTACAAGTCGACGAAATGTACCGAAAATTGTCGTTGAAGAAAATGTGA
- the LOC106329307 gene encoding long chain acyl-CoA synthetase 1 isoform X5 gives MKFFAAKLEEGVKGGNGKPSVGPVYRNLLSEKGFPPMDSDITTAWDVFRSLLGFVSKSVEKFPYNKMLGWRRIVDEKVGPYMWKTYKEAYGEVLQIGSAIRALGAEPGCRVGIYGVNCPQWIIAMELLEPNCKCAKRLKAIVSFVNVSEEDSLKASEIGVKTFSWLDFLRMGREKPEETNPPKPSNICTIMYTSGTSGNPKGVVLTHEAVATYIVGMDLYMDQFEDKMTHEDVYLSFLPLAHILDRMNEEYFFRKGASVGYYHGDLNVLRDDIQELKPTYLAGVPRVFERIHEGIQKALQELNPRRRFIFNALYQHKLSWLNRGYSHSKASPMADFIAFRKIRDKLGGRIRLLVSGGAPLSCEIEEFLRVTCCCFVVQGYGLTETLGGTALGFPDEMCMLGTVGIPAVYNEIRLEEVAEMGYDPLGEIQAGEICIRGTCLFSGYYKNPELTQEVMKNGWFHTGDIGEIHPNRVLKIIDRKKNLIKLSQGEYVALENLENIYGQNSVVQDIWVYGDSFKSMLVAVIVPNPETVNRWAKDLGFTKPFEELCSLSELHDEHIILELKSTAEKNKLRKFEYIKAVTVETKPFDVERDLVTATLKNRRNNLLKFYQSANVPLYRYKSTKCTENCR, from the exons ATGAAGTTTTTCGCGGCGAAGCTGGAAGAAGGAGTTAAAGGAGGAAACGGGAAGCCGTCGGTAGGTCCGGTGTACCGGAATCTTTTGTCGGAAAAAGGTTTTCCGCCTATGGATTCTGATATCACCACTGCTTGGGACGTTTTCAG ATCTCTTTTGGGTTTTGTTAGTAAATCAGTGGAAAAATTCCCTTACAACAAGATGCTTGGATGGCGTCGAATCGTCGATGAGAAG GTTGGACCGTATATGTGGAAAACTTACAAGGAAGCATACGGAGAAGTTCTGCAGATTGGTTCTGCAATACGTGCTCTGGGAGCTGAGCCT GGGTGTCGAGTGGGGATCTATGGAGTTAATTGTCCTCAGTGGATAATAGCAATGGAG CTTCTTGAGCCAAATTGCAAATGTGCTAAACGGCTAAAAGCTATAGTTTCCTTCGTTAATGTGAGTGAAGAAGATAGCCTCAAGGCTTCTGAAATTGGAGTCAAAACATTCTCGTGGCTCGACTTTCTCCGTATG GGACGAGAAAAACCAGAAGAGACTAACCCGCCTAAGCCATCTAACATATGCACCATAATGTACACGAGCGGCACGAGTGGTAACCCTAAAGGTGTGGTTTTGACTCACGAAGCAGTGGCCACTTATATTGTTGGGATGGATCTCTACATGGACCAGTTCGAAGACAAG ATGACACATGAAGATGTGTATCTTTCCTTCTTGCCGTTGGCTCATATTCTTGACCGTATGAATGAGGAATACTTCTTTCGCAAAGGGGCTTCGGTTGGCTATTACCATGGA GATTTGAATGTGTTACGCGATGACATTCAAGAATTGAAACCAACTTATTTAGCTGGAGTTCCAAGAGTGTTTGAGAGAATTCACGAGGGAATTCAAAAGGCTCTTCAGGAACTTAATCCTAGAAGGAGATTTATCTTCAATGCTCTCTACCAACA CAAGCTTTCATGGTTGAATCGTGGATACTCTCATAGTAAAGCTTCGCCCATGGCTGATTTCATAGCTTTCAGAAAG ATTAGAGACAAATTGGGAGGTCGAATCAGGTTGCTAGTATCTGGAGGAGCACCATTGAGCTGTGAGATTGAAGAGTTCCTTAGAGTTACTTGTTGTTGCTTTGTCGTCCAAGGCTACG GTCTAACGGAGACTCTTGGAGGAACGGCTTTGGGTTTCCCGGACGAGATGTGTATGCTAGGGACAGTTGGTATTCCGGCCGTTTACAACGAGATACGACTTGAGGAGGTGGCTGAAATGGGCTACGACCCACTCGGGGAAATTCAGGCAGGCGAGATCTGTATAAGAGGAACATGTTTATTTTCTGGTTATTACAAGAACCCTGAACTTACTCAAGAAGTCATGAAAAACGGATGGTTCCATACAG GAGATATAGGTGAGATTCACCCAAATAGAGTACTCAAGATAATTGATCGCAAAAAGAATCTTATCAAACTCTCTCAAGGAGAGTACGTTGCTCTTGAGAACTTGGAAAACATCTACGGCCAAAACTCTGTTGTCCAAGAT ATATGGGTTTATGGAGATAGCTTCAAATCAATGCTTGTAGCAGTGATTGTTCCAAATCCTGAAACCGTGAACCGGTGGGCTAAAGATCTCGGCTTTACTAAGCCATTCGAAGAACTATGCTCTCTCTCGGAATTACATGATGAACACATCATTTTAGAACTGAAGTCCACGGCAGAGAAAAACAAG CTAAGAAAGTTCGAGTATATAAAAGCAGTGACAGTGGAGACAAAACCTTTTGACGTAGAGAGAGACTTAGTGACTGCGACCCTCAAGAATCGAAGGAACAATCTTCTCAAGTTTTATCAG TCCGCCAACGTTCCATTATACAGGTACAAGTCGACGAAATGTACCGAAAATTGTCGTTGA
- the LOC106329307 gene encoding long chain acyl-CoA synthetase 1 isoform X3, whose translation MKFFAAKLEEGVKGGNGKPSVGPVYRNLLSEKGFPPMDSDITTAWDVFSKSVEKFPYNKMLGWRRIVDEKVGPYMWKTYKEAYGEVLQIGSAIRALGAEPGCRVGIYGVNCPQWIIAMEACAAHTLICVPLYDTLGSGAVDYIVDHAEIDFVFVQDNKIKGLLEPNCKCAKRLKAIVSFVNVSEEDSLKASEIGVKTFSWLDFLRMGREKPEETNPPKPSNICTIMYTSGTSGNPKGVVLTHEAVATYIVGMDLYMDQFEDKMTHEDVYLSFLPLAHILDRMNEEYFFRKGASVGYYHGDLNVLRDDIQELKPTYLAGVPRVFERIHEGIQKALQELNPRRRFIFNALYQHKLSWLNRGYSHSKASPMADFIAFRKIRDKLGGRIRLLVSGGAPLSCEIEEFLRVTCCCFVVQGYGLTETLGGTALGFPDEMCMLGTVGIPAVYNEIRLEEVAEMGYDPLGEIQAGEICIRGTCLFSGYYKNPELTQEVMKNGWFHTGDIGEIHPNRVLKIIDRKKNLIKLSQGEYVALENLENIYGQNSVVQDIWVYGDSFKSMLVAVIVPNPETVNRWAKDLGFTKPFEELCSLSELHDEHIILELKSTAEKNKLRKFEYIKAVTVETKPFDVERDLVTATLKNRRNNLLKFYQSANVPLYRYKSTKCTENCR comes from the exons ATGAAGTTTTTCGCGGCGAAGCTGGAAGAAGGAGTTAAAGGAGGAAACGGGAAGCCGTCGGTAGGTCCGGTGTACCGGAATCTTTTGTCGGAAAAAGGTTTTCCGCCTATGGATTCTGATATCACCACTGCTTGGGACGTTTTCAG TAAATCAGTGGAAAAATTCCCTTACAACAAGATGCTTGGATGGCGTCGAATCGTCGATGAGAAG GTTGGACCGTATATGTGGAAAACTTACAAGGAAGCATACGGAGAAGTTCTGCAGATTGGTTCTGCAATACGTGCTCTGGGAGCTGAGCCT GGGTGTCGAGTGGGGATCTATGGAGTTAATTGTCCTCAGTGGATAATAGCAATGGAG GCTTGTGCAGCTCACACTCTAATCTGTGTACCTCTGTATGACACATTGG GTTCAGGAGCAGTGGATTATATTGTTGATCACGCTGAAATCGATTTTGTATTCGTCCAAGACAACAAGATTAAAGGG CTTCTTGAGCCAAATTGCAAATGTGCTAAACGGCTAAAAGCTATAGTTTCCTTCGTTAATGTGAGTGAAGAAGATAGCCTCAAGGCTTCTGAAATTGGAGTCAAAACATTCTCGTGGCTCGACTTTCTCCGTATG GGACGAGAAAAACCAGAAGAGACTAACCCGCCTAAGCCATCTAACATATGCACCATAATGTACACGAGCGGCACGAGTGGTAACCCTAAAGGTGTGGTTTTGACTCACGAAGCAGTGGCCACTTATATTGTTGGGATGGATCTCTACATGGACCAGTTCGAAGACAAG ATGACACATGAAGATGTGTATCTTTCCTTCTTGCCGTTGGCTCATATTCTTGACCGTATGAATGAGGAATACTTCTTTCGCAAAGGGGCTTCGGTTGGCTATTACCATGGA GATTTGAATGTGTTACGCGATGACATTCAAGAATTGAAACCAACTTATTTAGCTGGAGTTCCAAGAGTGTTTGAGAGAATTCACGAGGGAATTCAAAAGGCTCTTCAGGAACTTAATCCTAGAAGGAGATTTATCTTCAATGCTCTCTACCAACA CAAGCTTTCATGGTTGAATCGTGGATACTCTCATAGTAAAGCTTCGCCCATGGCTGATTTCATAGCTTTCAGAAAG ATTAGAGACAAATTGGGAGGTCGAATCAGGTTGCTAGTATCTGGAGGAGCACCATTGAGCTGTGAGATTGAAGAGTTCCTTAGAGTTACTTGTTGTTGCTTTGTCGTCCAAGGCTACG GTCTAACGGAGACTCTTGGAGGAACGGCTTTGGGTTTCCCGGACGAGATGTGTATGCTAGGGACAGTTGGTATTCCGGCCGTTTACAACGAGATACGACTTGAGGAGGTGGCTGAAATGGGCTACGACCCACTCGGGGAAATTCAGGCAGGCGAGATCTGTATAAGAGGAACATGTTTATTTTCTGGTTATTACAAGAACCCTGAACTTACTCAAGAAGTCATGAAAAACGGATGGTTCCATACAG GAGATATAGGTGAGATTCACCCAAATAGAGTACTCAAGATAATTGATCGCAAAAAGAATCTTATCAAACTCTCTCAAGGAGAGTACGTTGCTCTTGAGAACTTGGAAAACATCTACGGCCAAAACTCTGTTGTCCAAGAT ATATGGGTTTATGGAGATAGCTTCAAATCAATGCTTGTAGCAGTGATTGTTCCAAATCCTGAAACCGTGAACCGGTGGGCTAAAGATCTCGGCTTTACTAAGCCATTCGAAGAACTATGCTCTCTCTCGGAATTACATGATGAACACATCATTTTAGAACTGAAGTCCACGGCAGAGAAAAACAAG CTAAGAAAGTTCGAGTATATAAAAGCAGTGACAGTGGAGACAAAACCTTTTGACGTAGAGAGAGACTTAGTGACTGCGACCCTCAAGAATCGAAGGAACAATCTTCTCAAGTTTTATCAG TCCGCCAACGTTCCATTATACAGGTACAAGTCGACGAAATGTACCGAAAATTGTCGTTGA
- the LOC106329307 gene encoding long chain acyl-CoA synthetase 1 isoform X4, whose protein sequence is MKFFAAKLEEGVKGGNGKPSVGPVYRNLLSEKGFPPMDSDITTAWDVFSKSVEKFPYNKMLGWRRIVDEKVGPYMWKTYKEAYGEVLQIGSAIRALGAEPGCRVGIYGVNCPQWIIAMEACAAHTLICVPLYDTLGSGAVDYIVDHAEIDFVFVQDNKIKGLLEPNCKCAKRLKAIVSFVNVSEEDSLKASEIGVKTFSWLDFLRMGREKPEETNPPKPSNICTIMYTSGTSGNPKGVVLTHEAVATYIVGMDLYMDQFEDKMTHEDVYLSFLPLAHILDRMNEEYFFRKGASVGYYHGDLNVLRDDIQELKPTYLAGVPRVFERIHEGIQKALQELNPRRRFIFNALYQHKLSWLNRGYSHSKASPMADFIAFRKIRDKLGGRIRLLVSGGAPLSCEIEEFLRVTCCCFVVQGYGLTETLGGTALGFPDEMCMLGTVGIPAVYNEIRLEEVAEMGYDPLGEIQAGEICIRGTCLFSGYYKNPELTQEVMKNGWFHTGDIGEIHPNRVLKIIDRKKNLIKLSQGEYVALENLENIYGQNSVVQDIWVYGDSFKSMLVAVIVPNPETVNRWAKDLGFTKPFEELCSLSELHDEHIILELKSTAEKNKLRKFEYIKAVTVETKPFDVERDLVTATLKNRRNNLLKFYQVQVDEMYRKLSLKKM, encoded by the exons ATGAAGTTTTTCGCGGCGAAGCTGGAAGAAGGAGTTAAAGGAGGAAACGGGAAGCCGTCGGTAGGTCCGGTGTACCGGAATCTTTTGTCGGAAAAAGGTTTTCCGCCTATGGATTCTGATATCACCACTGCTTGGGACGTTTTCAG TAAATCAGTGGAAAAATTCCCTTACAACAAGATGCTTGGATGGCGTCGAATCGTCGATGAGAAG GTTGGACCGTATATGTGGAAAACTTACAAGGAAGCATACGGAGAAGTTCTGCAGATTGGTTCTGCAATACGTGCTCTGGGAGCTGAGCCT GGGTGTCGAGTGGGGATCTATGGAGTTAATTGTCCTCAGTGGATAATAGCAATGGAG GCTTGTGCAGCTCACACTCTAATCTGTGTACCTCTGTATGACACATTGG GTTCAGGAGCAGTGGATTATATTGTTGATCACGCTGAAATCGATTTTGTATTCGTCCAAGACAACAAGATTAAAGGG CTTCTTGAGCCAAATTGCAAATGTGCTAAACGGCTAAAAGCTATAGTTTCCTTCGTTAATGTGAGTGAAGAAGATAGCCTCAAGGCTTCTGAAATTGGAGTCAAAACATTCTCGTGGCTCGACTTTCTCCGTATG GGACGAGAAAAACCAGAAGAGACTAACCCGCCTAAGCCATCTAACATATGCACCATAATGTACACGAGCGGCACGAGTGGTAACCCTAAAGGTGTGGTTTTGACTCACGAAGCAGTGGCCACTTATATTGTTGGGATGGATCTCTACATGGACCAGTTCGAAGACAAG ATGACACATGAAGATGTGTATCTTTCCTTCTTGCCGTTGGCTCATATTCTTGACCGTATGAATGAGGAATACTTCTTTCGCAAAGGGGCTTCGGTTGGCTATTACCATGGA GATTTGAATGTGTTACGCGATGACATTCAAGAATTGAAACCAACTTATTTAGCTGGAGTTCCAAGAGTGTTTGAGAGAATTCACGAGGGAATTCAAAAGGCTCTTCAGGAACTTAATCCTAGAAGGAGATTTATCTTCAATGCTCTCTACCAACA CAAGCTTTCATGGTTGAATCGTGGATACTCTCATAGTAAAGCTTCGCCCATGGCTGATTTCATAGCTTTCAGAAAG ATTAGAGACAAATTGGGAGGTCGAATCAGGTTGCTAGTATCTGGAGGAGCACCATTGAGCTGTGAGATTGAAGAGTTCCTTAGAGTTACTTGTTGTTGCTTTGTCGTCCAAGGCTACG GTCTAACGGAGACTCTTGGAGGAACGGCTTTGGGTTTCCCGGACGAGATGTGTATGCTAGGGACAGTTGGTATTCCGGCCGTTTACAACGAGATACGACTTGAGGAGGTGGCTGAAATGGGCTACGACCCACTCGGGGAAATTCAGGCAGGCGAGATCTGTATAAGAGGAACATGTTTATTTTCTGGTTATTACAAGAACCCTGAACTTACTCAAGAAGTCATGAAAAACGGATGGTTCCATACAG GAGATATAGGTGAGATTCACCCAAATAGAGTACTCAAGATAATTGATCGCAAAAAGAATCTTATCAAACTCTCTCAAGGAGAGTACGTTGCTCTTGAGAACTTGGAAAACATCTACGGCCAAAACTCTGTTGTCCAAGAT ATATGGGTTTATGGAGATAGCTTCAAATCAATGCTTGTAGCAGTGATTGTTCCAAATCCTGAAACCGTGAACCGGTGGGCTAAAGATCTCGGCTTTACTAAGCCATTCGAAGAACTATGCTCTCTCTCGGAATTACATGATGAACACATCATTTTAGAACTGAAGTCCACGGCAGAGAAAAACAAG CTAAGAAAGTTCGAGTATATAAAAGCAGTGACAGTGGAGACAAAACCTTTTGACGTAGAGAGAGACTTAGTGACTGCGACCCTCAAGAATCGAAGGAACAATCTTCTCAAGTTTTATCAG GTACAAGTCGACGAAATGTACCGAAAATTGTCGTTGAAGAAAATGTGA